One window from the genome of Rariglobus hedericola encodes:
- the glgA gene encoding glycogen synthase GlgA encodes MKIVQVASELFPYVKTGGLADAVSALAGTLAERGHEVSVFLPGYRAAVDHPLAAGAQRTLGLRIEMGDTFMTGEVRSFSPAPNLTLHLVCREEFFDRRNPYGTPERDYEDNHHRFIFFCKGVVEAMRFMELRADVIHGHDWQCGLLPLLLRHTEQRYGITLAMKTVFTIHNIAFQGVFPMRSFYRTNLPDELMGIDGVEFYGQMSMMKSGILFSDRVTTVSPRYAREIQTAEFGCGLDGVVMTRADDIVGLINGIDTDVWNPATDTLIPANYTVDNLTGKAGCRADLLKRSGFDPKFAGPVFGMVCRLTEQKGVDLVLANAEFFKKNDVRFIVLGSGDKELEAGLRELVAAIPSRVSLSARLDEGMSHLIEAGSDFFLMPSRFEPCGLNQMYSQAYGTIPLVTRVGGLADTVIDLDHNPHAGTGVLFHPSEEGVKAGLDRALTLFADKTSMAVVQARGMHSDFGWDKTAQAYEDLYGDAI; translated from the coding sequence ATGAAAATCGTTCAAGTCGCCAGCGAATTGTTCCCCTATGTGAAAACAGGGGGGCTGGCGGATGCAGTGAGTGCTTTGGCGGGAACCTTGGCCGAGCGGGGGCACGAGGTCTCGGTTTTTTTGCCGGGCTACCGTGCAGCCGTGGATCATCCGCTCGCGGCCGGTGCGCAACGCACATTGGGCCTGCGCATCGAGATGGGCGACACCTTCATGACCGGCGAAGTGCGGTCTTTTTCCCCGGCTCCGAATCTCACGCTGCATTTGGTGTGTCGCGAGGAGTTCTTCGACCGTCGCAATCCCTACGGCACGCCGGAGCGCGACTACGAAGACAACCACCACCGGTTCATCTTTTTTTGCAAAGGCGTGGTCGAGGCCATGCGTTTCATGGAGCTGCGGGCCGATGTGATTCACGGCCACGACTGGCAATGCGGATTGCTGCCGCTGTTGCTGCGGCACACGGAGCAACGTTACGGCATCACGCTCGCGATGAAGACGGTGTTCACGATTCATAACATCGCGTTTCAAGGCGTGTTCCCGATGCGTTCGTTTTACCGGACCAATCTGCCGGACGAACTCATGGGCATCGATGGCGTGGAGTTCTATGGGCAGATGAGCATGATGAAGTCGGGCATTCTGTTCTCCGATCGCGTCACGACGGTGAGTCCGCGTTATGCGCGGGAAATCCAGACGGCGGAGTTTGGCTGTGGACTCGACGGCGTGGTGATGACGCGGGCGGATGACATCGTCGGCCTGATCAATGGCATCGATACCGACGTCTGGAACCCGGCGACGGACACCTTGATTCCGGCTAACTACACGGTGGATAACCTGACAGGCAAGGCGGGCTGTCGCGCGGACTTGCTCAAGCGCAGCGGATTTGACCCGAAGTTCGCCGGTCCGGTTTTTGGCATGGTCTGCCGGCTTACCGAGCAGAAAGGCGTCGATCTCGTGTTGGCCAACGCAGAATTTTTCAAAAAGAACGACGTGCGGTTCATCGTGCTGGGCTCGGGAGACAAAGAACTCGAGGCTGGCTTGCGCGAGCTGGTGGCGGCGATTCCCAGTCGTGTGTCGCTCTCGGCGCGACTCGATGAAGGCATGAGTCATCTCATCGAGGCGGGCAGCGACTTTTTCCTCATGCCATCGCGCTTTGAACCGTGCGGATTAAACCAGATGTATTCGCAAGCCTATGGAACGATTCCGCTGGTGACGCGGGTGGGCGGGCTGGCCGACACGGTCATTGACCTTGATCATAATCCGCACGCAGGCACTGGCGTGCTGTTTCATCCCAGTGAAGAAGGCGTGAAGGCCGGTTTGGACCGGGCGCTGACGTTGTTTGCGGACAAGACGTCGATGGCCGTGGTGCAGGCTCGCGGCATGCACTCAGATTTCGGTTGGGATAAGACGGCGCAGGCCTACGAGGACCTTTACGGCGATGCGATCTGA
- a CDS encoding GreA/GreB family elongation factor, which translates to MQKSAVRDAIVAQLQRELDLQARAAHESREEATSTENKQEGKFDMRGQEAAYLAEGQARLAAEIAESIVLYRTLELPDFSSGRPAALGAVITLETKGRQTTYFLGPRNGGMEINEAGESCLVVTPSSPLGRQLLGRVTGDSVQLPGRTGAVSHKVVALA; encoded by the coding sequence ATGCAGAAGTCAGCCGTCCGCGACGCCATCGTCGCCCAGCTCCAACGAGAACTCGATCTCCAGGCCCGTGCGGCCCACGAATCGCGCGAAGAGGCCACCAGCACCGAAAACAAGCAGGAGGGTAAATTCGACATGCGCGGGCAGGAAGCTGCCTATCTCGCCGAAGGCCAGGCCCGCCTCGCCGCCGAGATCGCCGAGTCCATCGTGCTCTATCGCACCTTGGAATTGCCGGATTTTTCCAGCGGCCGTCCCGCCGCCTTGGGCGCAGTGATCACACTCGAAACGAAGGGTCGGCAGACGACTTACTTTCTCGGCCCTCGCAACGGCGGCATGGAGATCAACGAAGCGGGCGAATCCTGCCTCGTCGTCACGCCGTCTTCCCCGCTGGGACGCCAGTTGCTCGGGCGTGTCACCGGAGATTCCGTGCAACTTCCGGGGCGAACCGGTGCGGTTTCCCATAAGGTCGTGGCCTTGGCCTGA
- a CDS encoding ParA family protein, with translation MARKISFLNYKGGVGKTSLIVNTAACLAANGRRVLLCDFDTQSNASIWLMRLERWNKLNADGHGSVYSFFEPGGVQLEDLIVRDVVQDKGGKPALPGLDLLPTTFNLVDLENEFTGDPRRPAYLLFQEQLAEVAKNYDYVLFDCPPNLLRASQCSVFSSNEIYVPSNPDALSLIGFTLLVEKLGRFQQLSAGFRTTAMGTPTQIRGIIFNSIKTGVDIEVPKMRMQLRLNQFKAAKRASSDAKIFDTQIRDAMVVRRAVTLGLPVNLIGQESAEATRDNVVQDYRQLAAEIERHEP, from the coding sequence ATGGCCAGAAAAATCAGCTTTCTTAATTACAAGGGCGGCGTCGGAAAAACCTCCTTGATCGTAAACACCGCAGCCTGTCTGGCAGCGAACGGACGTCGCGTCTTGCTCTGCGATTTTGACACGCAGTCAAATGCCAGCATCTGGCTCATGCGCCTCGAGCGCTGGAACAAGCTCAATGCCGACGGGCATGGCTCGGTCTATTCGTTCTTCGAGCCGGGCGGCGTTCAACTGGAAGACCTGATCGTGCGCGACGTGGTTCAGGACAAGGGCGGAAAACCCGCGCTGCCGGGGCTCGATCTGCTGCCGACCACGTTCAACCTCGTTGATCTCGAAAACGAGTTCACGGGCGACCCGCGCCGGCCTGCTTATTTGCTTTTTCAGGAGCAGTTGGCCGAAGTGGCGAAGAATTACGATTACGTGCTCTTTGACTGCCCGCCCAATCTGCTGCGCGCCTCGCAGTGCAGCGTTTTCAGCTCCAACGAAATCTACGTTCCGTCGAATCCCGATGCCCTGAGCCTGATCGGATTCACGCTGTTGGTGGAAAAACTGGGACGTTTTCAGCAGCTCTCCGCCGGCTTCCGCACCACCGCGATGGGCACGCCGACGCAGATCCGCGGAATCATTTTTAACTCGATCAAGACCGGCGTGGATATCGAGGTGCCGAAAATGCGAATGCAGCTCCGGCTGAACCAATTCAAGGCCGCCAAGCGCGCCTCATCGGACGCCAAAATTTTTGATACCCAGATACGCGATGCGATGGTGGTGCGCCGCGCCGTCACGTTGGGGTTGCCCGTCAACCTCATCGGACAGGAAAGCGCCGAAGCCACTCGCGACAACGTTGTCCAAGACTACCGCCAGCTCGCGGCAGAAATTGAAAGGCATGAACCATGA
- a CDS encoding response regulator has protein sequence MRPLILSVDDEQDVTDLVQFHLTRAGCEVMTAANGHDALATVARRKPDLILLDLMLPDIDGFGICEILRRDAATAAIPIVILTAWATTDARSLGLELGALDYLTKPFSPRELTERVQKLLNLRKESAAHA, from the coding sequence GTGCGACCCTTGATTCTCAGTGTGGATGATGAGCAGGACGTGACCGACCTTGTGCAGTTTCACCTCACACGGGCCGGTTGCGAAGTCATGACCGCGGCCAACGGACACGACGCGCTCGCTACGGTGGCCCGCCGGAAGCCCGATCTCATCCTGCTGGATCTGATGTTACCCGACATCGATGGCTTTGGCATCTGTGAAATCCTTCGTCGTGACGCCGCCACGGCCGCCATTCCCATCGTGATCCTCACCGCCTGGGCCACGACGGATGCGCGCAGCCTCGGACTGGAACTGGGGGCACTCGACTATCTCACCAAGCCCTTCAGCCCGCGCGAACTCACCGAGCGCGTGCAAAAACTTCTCAATTTGCGCAAAGAATCCGCGGCGCACGCCTGA